In Candida orthopsilosis Co 90-125, chromosome 4 draft sequence, a single genomic region encodes these proteins:
- a CDS encoding Eaf7 subunit of the NuA4 histone acetyltransferase complex produces MFKTGTEQNKEFLPRRPWTIDEEIRLFSLVCDYKPAGPKKQENMAIIISKINEDIQLQETPLTESDVWKKLQQLYNLPRIDLLEGLNSDEVANNDSLENISDNTTVREEIIQTKLNRTRQSAKGKDENDDEENDEENDEENDEDETNEIEGDDVEPEKNIKTESATKGRRAKGGHESSTRRRLRNSVDNDSVVGDDNQTFSKVRDSIKDESEETQLGAVPSKNVDTNVKAEVSKQKSREEDEVVEEEGSDTAPARRTRGRRHIADHDVVSTEPPRKKLRSVVKDEDSSDEARIESPTKKGKPATSVSAQPPLARRRTRSEAHIEHTEEADPSAKRETKRRVTKAADSEDESEEDLHDKKKSVKSEKKSDKTHRDAIELTKSTVRRSSRGANTSQIPSRSTPPVRRSTRKK; encoded by the coding sequence ATGTTTAAAACAGGAACTGagcaaaacaaagaattCCTACCGCGAAGGCCTTGGACTATTGATGAGGAGATAAGACTATTTAGCTTAGTATGTGATTATAAGCCTGCTGGCCCtaaaaaacaagaaaatatgGCTATCATCATAAGCAAGATCAACGAAGACATACAACTACAGGAAACACCACTAACAGAATCAGATGTAtggaaaaaattgcaacaattaTACAACCTTCCGAGAATTGACCTTCTTGAGGGTCTCAATAGTGACGAAGTTGCAAACAACGATAGCTTGGAAAACATTAGCGACAATACAACCGTTAGAGAAGAAATAATtcaaaccaaattgaatcgaACAAGGCAATCTGCTAAGGGCaaggatgaaaatgatgacgaagagAACGACGAAGAGAACGACGAAGAGAACGACGAAGATGAgacaaatgaaattgaaggcGATGATGTGGAACCTGAGAAGAATATCAAGACCGAAAGCGCTACTAAAGGCAGAAGAGCTAAAGGTGGTCATGAGAGCTCAACAAGAAGACGATTGAGAAATTCAGTTGACAATGATTCAGTAGTGGGCGACGATAATCAAACGTTTAGTAAGGTGCGAGATAGTATCAAAGACGAAAGTGAAGAAACCCAATTAGGTGCCGTACCAAGTAAGAACGTGGATACGAATGTCAAAGCTGAAGTATCAAAACAGAAATCgagagaagaagatgaagttgtgGAGGAGGAGGGTTCAGATACAGCGCCCGCAAGACGAACCCGGGGCCGCAGGCACATTGCCGATCACGATGTTGTTTCAACAGAGCCTCCTCGCAAAAAGCTAAGATCGGTTGTGAAGGATGAGGATTCTCTGGATGAAGCTAGAATTGAACTGCCTACGAAGAAAGGTAAACCAGCAACATCTGTTTCTGCGCAGCCACCTTTGGCGCGAAGGAGAACTCGATCTGAGGCGCACATTGAACACACGGAAGAAGCAGATCCAAGTGCTAAACGTGAGACAAAGCGCAGGGTGACCAAGGCGGCTGATCTGGAGGACGAATCCGAAGAAGACCTACATGATAAGAAGAAGCTGGTGAAACTGGAGAAGAAGAGCGATAAAACTCATAGGGATGCAATTGAACTCACAAAATCGACAGTTAGAAGGTCAAGTCGAGGAGCCAATACTTCTCAGATACCAAGCAGACTGACACCTCCTGTAAGACGTAGTACGAGAAAGAAgtga
- a CDS encoding Msh1 protein (S. cerevisiae homolog MSH1 has DNA-dependent ATPase activity, guanine/thymine mispair binding, dinucleotide insertion or deletion binding, has role in mitochondrial DNA repair, mismatch repair and localizes to mitochondrion), with translation MRILPNGTRIAREIIQLNVRSLTTVGKRSKRLEKWDRGGRTDRVPGKQRATDGLSALYASMKRLIDGNPGRVCLIHVGKFYELYFDQAERLGPKLGLNIGYKRTGNHVIPMAGFPLPQLRKYVEMLVREHGETVAIVDQYNNMAKTSQNLIPRKVSRIVSPGTLVDESFLNYNSNNYLVAISFPSNMTKSPANSDLAVGLAWVDVSVGETFVQQTTLGNLTSDLSRINPSEILIPKEYSEPEIFLAKWYPPLQNLRRYCKRFHSTQYSDLKLQFKASLQAVRKAFEDLSTPEQAALNLALSYISVNLPEADSLLDLPTRYYSESTLQMDPRTRAALELTDRFTPGRQSVVGTLLSSIRRTCTTSGARLLTQWLKSPLLDISEIKTRQNYVKIFLKDQHLRIGVQERLRKLSDFVRVAQKLSAGRGDDVSNLKLIAAALNDLQQLKEFLNKMCRSDDALYKSIVDFLDNFQIPVDVANSITNAIIEDENITNEGEDFASEDETTISSDEPYTNEFSEEYTIEKNSAVERMLAFSIRKDYNSTLTALHNELEQLERKEGEYVSTLQSTLVQYNSKVVVEKKEKVGKFVNVLHISAKKSSIKKIADDLRSDVISESNSSFLYRPADWNSIQLEIGDTRASIKLIEGEVIQSLRMDTLDELPAIRSLSKAVDFLDVTASFAVIADENNWVCPKVVKLPKLEISKGRHAVVESSLKESGGMFIPNDSKLGQDAKLWVISGPNMGGKSTYLRQNALMIILAQIGSYVPAESATIGIVDKIFTRIGASDDLFNDLSTFMVEMIETSNILLNATSKSFAIVDEVGRGTSGTEGLAIAYAVLVHLLTVNKCRTLFATHFGNELREILEKREVDQNRIKFYRTKIVKSKENRLILIDHALEPGISERSYALEVARKAGFPLSTLEEGEEVLALL, from the coding sequence ATGAGGATATTACCTAATGGGACAAGAATCGCTCGCGAGATTATTCAACTCAATGTTAGGAGCCTAACCACTGTTGGTAAACGCCTGAAGAGATTAGAAAAATGGGACAGAGGAGGAAGAACCGATAGAGTTCCAGGTAAACAGCGTGCAACTGATGGGCTTTCTGCGTTGTACGCGTCAATGAAGCGTTTGATTGACGGAAATCCAGGACGCGTTTGCCTAATTCATGTTGGAAAGTTTTATGAATTGTATTTTGATCAAGCCGAAAGATTAGGTCCCAAGTTGGGGTTGAATATAGGATATAAGAGAACGGGTAACCATGTTATACCGATGGCTGGATTTCCCTTGCCTCAACTTAGGAAGTATGTGGAAATGTTGGTTCGGGAACACGGTGAAACTGTTGCTATAGTAGACCAATATAATAACATGGCTAAAACGTCCCAAAATTTGATCCCTAGAAAAGTATCCAGGATTGTGAGTCCTGGAACATTGGTGGATGAATCCTTCCTAAACTACAACAGTAATAATTATTTGGTTGCTATATCATTCCCCTCAAACATGACCAAAAGTCCTGCAAATTCTGATTTGGCCGTTGGCTTGGCATGGGTGGATGTTTCGGTGGGCGAAACTTTTGTACAACAAACAACCCTTGGCAATCTCACATCAGATTTGTCAAGAATCAACCCCAGTGAAATTCTAATTCCAAAGGAGTATTCGGAACCTGAAATCTTTTTGGCGAAATGGTATCCGCCTCTACAAAATCTTAGAAGGTATTGCAAACGGTTTCATAGCACACAATACTCTGATTTGAAACTTCAATTTAAAGCGAGTTTGCAGGCAGTGAGAAAAGCCTTTGAAGACCTAAGCACTCCAGAGCAGGCCGCTTTGAATTTAGCTTTATCTTACATTAGTGTCAACTTACCTGAAGCTGACTCTCTCTTGGACTTACCTACAAGGTACTACAGTGAGTCAACTCTTCAAATGGATCCAAGAACAAGGGCAGCATTGGAACTCACAGATAGATTCACACCAGGTAGACAGTCCGTTGTTGGGACCTTGCTTTCGTCAATAAGGAGAACTTGTACAACTTCAGGTGCTAGGTTGTTGACGCAATGGTTGAAATCACCTTTATTGGACATATCGGAGATAaaaacaagacaaaattatgtcaaaattttcttaAAAGATCAGCATTTGAGGATTGGAGTCCAAGAACGTTTACGGAAGCTATCTGACTTTGTAAGAGTTGCTCAAAAGCTATCAGCTGGAAGGGGTGATGATGTGTCGAATTTAAAACTTATTGCCGCTGCTTTGAACGAtctacaacaattgaaagaattcTTGAATAAAATGTGTCGAAGTGATGACGCATTATACAAGCTGATAGTAGATTTCCTCGACAACTTCCAAATTCCGGTCGATGTAGCCAATTCCATCACAAATGCCataattgaagatgaaaatatTACAAACGAAGGAGAGGATTTTGCATCAGAAGATGAAACCACCATTTCGAGTGATGAACCATATACAAATGAATTTCTGGAAGAGTATACAATCGAGAAAAATTCAGCGGTGGAGCGAATGCTAGCCTTCAGCATTAGAAAGGATTACAATTCGACTTTAACTGCATTGCATAACGAGCTCGAACAATTGGAACGAAAAGAAGGGGAATACGTGAGCACTCTACAAAGTACTCTTGTCCAATACAACTCCAAAGTTGTCGTGgagaaaaaagagaaagttGGTAAATTTGTCAATGTCTTACACATTAGTGCAAAAAAGTCCTCTATCAAAAAGATCGCCGATGATTTACGTTCTGATGTTATACTGGAGAgcaattcatcatttctTTACCGTCCAGCTGATTGGAATTCCATACAACTCGAAATCGGGGATACGCGGGCGTCTATCAAGTTAATAGAAGGGGAAGTGATTCAGAGTTTGAGAATGGATACCCTTGATGAATTACCCGCGATACGATCTCTTTCAAAAGCAGTAGATTTCTTAGACGTTACGGCATCCTTCGCTGTTATAGCTGACGAAAATAATTGGGTGTGTCCAAAAGTGGTGAAATTACCGAAACTTGAAATCTCTAAGGGTCGACATGCGGTCGTTGAATCGAGCTTGAAGGAGTCAGGGGGTATGTTCATTCCTAATGACTCAAAACTTGGACAGGATGCAAAATTATGGGTGATATCGGGTCCCAATATGGGTGGTAAAAGCACCTATTTGAGGCAAAATGCGTTGATGATCATTTTGGCTCAGATAGGCTCATACGTTCCTGCAGAGAGTGCCACAATTGGAATCGTGGATAAGATATTTACTCGAATAGGTGCATCTGACGACTTGTTCAACGATTTAAGTACTTTCATGGTTGAAATGATTGAAACAAGTAATATTTTGCTCAATGCTacttcaaaatctttcgctatagttgatgaagtagGAAGAGGAACAAGCGGTACGGAAGGATTAGCAATTGCATATGCCGTTTTGGTGCATTTATTGACTGTTAACAAGTGTCGTACCCTATTTGCCACacattttggaaatgaaTTACGTgaaattcttgaaaaaaGAGAGGTGGATCAAAACCGTATCAAATTTTACAGAACAAAGATTGTCAAGTCGAAGGAAAATCGGTTAATTCTAATCGACCATGCGTTGGAGCCAGGCATTAGTGAACGCTCCTATGCATTGGAAGTAGCCCGGAAAGCTGGATTTCCCTTGTCGACGTTAGAAGAGGGTGAAGAGGTATTAGCTTTACTTTAA